DNA sequence from the Simiduia curdlanivorans genome:
CACAGGATTTCGATCAGGCCGCACTTTACCACGAGCTGCGCCAAGCCTGCCCAGAGATTGGCGCCATCGTGACTTTCACCGGTCTGGTGCGCGACATGAATCTGGGCGATGGGGTCACGGGTTTATTTCTCGAGCATTACCCCGGCATGACGGAAAAATCCCTCACAGAGATTGCCGAGGAAGCAACGCGGCGCTGGGATTTAAATACAGTGTTATTAACCCACCGCGTGGGCCAACTCAACCCTTCCGATCAAATTGTTTACGTTGGCATTAGCTCAGCACACAGGGGCGACGCGTTTTCCGCCTGCGAGTTCATCATGGATTACCTAAAAACCCGCGCGCCTTTCTGGAAACGAGAAACAACCAAAGAAGGCGAGCGCTGGGTTGACGCGAGAGAATCAGATCAAGAGGCGGCTAAGCGCTGGTAATGCGGTAAAACCCACCTCTCAAACGGCCTTACTTTGCGCTCATCAACTCAGCCAAGTACACGGTGTGATCTTTTAAACCACCGACCGTATTATCGACATTATTTTTGATATGGCTTAAAAAATCTGTTAGCTCAGCTTCGCTCATCGTATCCACCAGGGGATGATATCGCTCCGGTACCAGACCTTGACCCAACATTACCTGTTGCCACGAGTCGACAAACAACTCACTCGACTCGCGAAATACATGGCCGGTTTCGCGAAACATATCTATTTTGGTGGCTAGCGTATCAGGCACTGACATTTGCCGGCAGTGACGCCAAAATTCCGTATCAGTGCGATCGGTAACCTTGTAATGCAAAATAATAAAATCGCGGATGCGTTCCATTTCAAAATCGGCCTGCCGATTGAATTCATCAACCTCCGTTTGATGTATACCTTGCTGTGGAAAAAAGCGGAGAAAACGTACAATGTTTTGTTGTATAAGGTGAATACTGGTTGATTCTAACGGCTCGAGAAAGCCACTCGACAACCCAACAGCTAGGCAGTTTTTATGCCACTGCTTGCGTCGCCGCCCAGTGCCGTATTTGATCAATAGCGGGTCGGCAAGTTGCTCGCCCTCAATATTGCCTAACAACTGTGCGCGCGCAGATTCATCGGACTGATAAGCGCCAGCATACACAAACCCATTCCCCACGCGATGCTGAAGTGGAATCCGCCATTGCCAACCACTTTCACGCGCGATGGAACGGGTAAAGGGAATGGCCGGCGCAATGGCTTTGGTTTGCACGGCAACAGCACTATCGCAGGGCAGCCAATGGGACCAAGATTCAAAGCCTGTATGCAGGGCCTTTTCAATCAGCAGGGCTCGCATACCGGTGCAATCAATAAAAAAATCACCTTCAACCTCTACCCCAGACTCTAATTTGAGCGCTCGGATATTGCCGTTATCGGGATGCAAAAGCACTTGTCCAATTTTACCTTCAACGCGCTTAGCACCGAATTTTTCGCTAAAACCCCTCAGATAGGTTGCATAGCGGCTAGCATCGATGTGAAAAGCGTAATTCAAGCCGTTATTCGGCAAGTGAGAAAACTTGTGGCTTTCCGCCGCACGGCGCTCCAGACAATAAGCGCCAAAATCTTCGGCAATACCCAGCTTTTGACCACGCAACCAAAAATGTTGAAAACCACAGGCCCAACAATCTTTGCCGGTAACGCCAAAGGCATGCAGGTAGTCCTTGCCAACGTCGCGCCAGTTTTCGAATCTAATACCTAACTTATAAGTGCCCTGAGTTGCGGATAAAAACTCCGCCTCATCAATACCCAACAAACGATTAAAGAACACCAGCGTAGGAATGGTAGCTTCGCCAACGCCAATAGTTGCTATCGTGTCTGACTCCACCAAGGTGATATCTAGACTTTTCCCCATCAGCTTCGCCATGGCTGCTGCTGTCATCCATCCAGCGGTACCGCCACCGGCTATCACCACTTTTTTAATGGGTTTATGGTTAGGTGATTGCATACATAAGTCTCG
Encoded proteins:
- the moaE gene encoding molybdopterin synthase catalytic subunit MoaE, coding for MAIIVKVQTQDFDQAALYHELRQACPEIGAIVTFTGLVRDMNLGDGVTGLFLEHYPGMTEKSLTEIAEEATRRWDLNTVLLTHRVGQLNPSDQIVYVGISSAHRGDAFSACEFIMDYLKTRAPFWKRETTKEGERWVDARESDQEAAKRW
- a CDS encoding tryptophan halogenase family protein, with the translated sequence MQSPNHKPIKKVVIAGGGTAGWMTAAAMAKLMGKSLDITLVESDTIATIGVGEATIPTLVFFNRLLGIDEAEFLSATQGTYKLGIRFENWRDVGKDYLHAFGVTGKDCWACGFQHFWLRGQKLGIAEDFGAYCLERRAAESHKFSHLPNNGLNYAFHIDASRYATYLRGFSEKFGAKRVEGKIGQVLLHPDNGNIRALKLESGVEVEGDFFIDCTGMRALLIEKALHTGFESWSHWLPCDSAVAVQTKAIAPAIPFTRSIARESGWQWRIPLQHRVGNGFVYAGAYQSDESARAQLLGNIEGEQLADPLLIKYGTGRRRKQWHKNCLAVGLSSGFLEPLESTSIHLIQQNIVRFLRFFPQQGIHQTEVDEFNRQADFEMERIRDFIILHYKVTDRTDTEFWRHCRQMSVPDTLATKIDMFRETGHVFRESSELFVDSWQQVMLGQGLVPERYHPLVDTMSEAELTDFLSHIKNNVDNTVGGLKDHTVYLAELMSAK